TGAAACGCATGGTCGATGTCCCTCTCGAAAACCTGGCGCGAACCTGATCTCGAAGTGGCATTTACTCAAATGAATTAGCCGCAATGTACGGCATCCAAGATTAAACTTTGGACACATCCTATCGTTACTGTGATCAACCTTACCGCATTGTAATGTTCCATCCGAGTCGGCAAGAGTGAGCGCATGTCGTCCGCCCTCAGCCCTTGCGTCCTTGTCTGCACGCTCGACGACACGGCGAATCTCTGCCTGGGCTGCATGCGCACCCTCGATGAGATCGCGGGCTGGGCCTTGCTCGACGATGCGGCGCGCGAGACCGTCATGGCCGCCTTGTCGGCGCGTCGCCCCGCGATCCATCCGCCAAATCCTGGAGACGCCTGATGCTGCGCGATGTCGAGCTGGCCAAGACGATCTGCCAGGCGATCGGAGGATCGCACGCCGAGATGGACGCCGACGCCATTTCCATAGAAGGCCAGCCTCCCTGGAAGGTTTCGCGCCATGTCGAGCTGATGGTCCAGGCCGGTCTTATTGACGCCTCGCCCGGCCCCCGCGCCGTCGACGGTCAGAAGGTCTACAGGGTTCGCTCTCTCACGCCCTATGGCGCAGAGTTCGCCCACAGCCTGAAGGCGGCGGATGTCTGGGCGCGGCTTGAAGACCTGTTCCCTGGCGAGACAATCCAACAAATCCCCCTGCGCGTCATCGCCGGCCTCGCGCCTAGGATGATCAAGCCCTAGGCCGCCCGCCGCTCGCCGGCGTCGCGCAAGGCCGCAAGCGCCGCATCCACGACTTCGAGACCCGCCCCGGCCCTCACGCCTTCGACCGTCAGAATGCGCCGCCACGCCCGTGCGCCCGGCCGGCCGTGGAATAGCCCCAGCATGTGCCGCGTCATCGCCGCCAGGTTTACGCCCGCCGCCAGCTGCCGCGCCATATAGGGCCGGTAGCGTTCGATCGCCGTGAAGCCGTCGACGTCTTCCGTCGTCACGCCGAACACCCGACGGTCAACCTGCCCAAGGATTTCCGGCGTGTGATAGGCAGCCCTGCCCAGCATCACCCCGTCCACAACCGCCAACTGGGCGATCGCCGCGTCCAGCGAGTTGATCCCGCCGTTGATATCGATCGTCAGCCCCGGCCGCTCGCGCTTCACCCGCGCGACGAGCGCGTAGTCCAGCGGCGGCACGTCCCGGTTCTCCTTGGGCGACAAGCCCTGCAGCCAGGCCTTGCGCGCATGGACGATGAAGCGGGTGACGCCGGCCTGGGCGCACAGATCGACGAGCCCAAACAGGCTCTCCTCGGGGTCCTGATCGTCCACGCCGATCCGGCATTTCACCGTCGCCGGCAGATTGACCGCCGCCTTGATCGCCGCCATGCCCTCGGCGACCAGCTCCGGCTCGCGCATCAGACACGCCCCGAACCGCCCGCTCTGCACACGGTCGGACGGGCAGCCGACATTCAGGTTGATCTCGTCATAGCCATAGTCCGCGCCAATCCGCGCCGCCGCCGCGAGATCCGCCGGCTCAGACCCGCCCAGTTGCAAGGCCACCGGATGCTCGCCAGCGTCGAAGCCCAGCAGATAGTCCCGGTCGCCGTTCAGCACCGCGCCCGTCGTGACCATCTCAGTATAAAGCAGCGCCCGCGCGCTGAACGCACGATGGAAAGACCGGCAGTGCCGATCCGTCCAGTCCATCATGGGCGCAACGGCTAACCTATTGTTTTTATTCACAAATTTCGGTCCAATTGGTCCCCATGTCGGACTGGACGGATTCACCTGTAATTTCATCGTATTAGAGATATCCGTGTGCAATCCGGCCGTCAAAAAGTCGAGCGGATATGCGAGCGTGTGCACCGATGCACATGCCCATGTGTGAACACCTCTCCGCTGATGATAATCTGAAAGTTATAGAATGCCGGTCAGGCGATAACTTTCAGGTTATTGACCTGGTCGCCCGTAAGGCGGACACCTTATGCTCCGTCAGCGCCGCCGGCTCGCGCCGGAGATTCCGGGGCCGCAGGCCTGATGTATTCCCGCCCCTACCGATGAGACGCCGATGACCTATGTCTTTTCAAAGACTCTCGCGTTGCCCTTTGCTGACGCGATCACTCGGACTCGCGAAGCGCTCGCCGCCGAAGGCTTCGGCGTAATCGCGGAAATCGATCTCCAGAAGACGCTAAAGGAGAAACTGGGCGTCGAATTTCGCCCCTACCTGATCCTGGGTGCCTGCAATCCGGCGCTAGCGCACGAGGCCTTACAGTTAGAACCCAACGTCGGCGCCATGCTGCCGTGCAACGTCGTCGTACAGGACGCCGGCGACGGCCGAACGGAAATATCGGCCATCGACCCGGTCGCCTCCATGCAGGCGATCAACAATCCTGAACTGAAGATCAAGGCCGGCGCGGTGGCGGACAAGCTCAAGGCGGCGATCGCAAGGCTCTGAACTCCACTCACCCCCAGGGACGAGCCGCCGCCCTGCCCGGGCGGCAGGCCGTCATTCAGCCACTTGCCAAGCGACCTGCGGACAAATTGCCTGGGCGGAAGGTCGGACGGGCGGATCGTCGCGTCCATCCCAAGCCGTCGCTCGCTTTGATAATTTCGGTAACGGGCGGTCGCTTTTGGAACGTCTCCTCTGCCAGAGACGCGCGGATAATGCCCTGACGGTCGATGACATATATCACCGGACCGGGCACACCATTGGGCCCGTTGCCTGGAGGATGCTGCACGTCGCGCAACCCCAGCGAATTTGGAACTGCGCTTGCGCTCAACCGCTTAGGTATCCGAGCGGCTAAGCGCCGCCGTTCCAGCAGATTTTACTGTGACGAACAAGCTGCGCTCCTATGCGCCGCTCCCGCAACGTCAAAGGACCACCATGATCGCGCTACCCAAACTGCCTTATGCCCATAGCGCGCTTGAGCCGGTCATCTCCGCGGCGACGATGACGCTTCACCACGATAAGCATCATGCCAAGTACGTGGAGACCGTGAATGCTCTTGTCGGTGAGAATGGCGACGGGGACCTCGAGAGCATTCTACGGGAGGCCAACCAGAACGGCAGCGTCAAGCTGCAGCAGAATGCAGGCCAGGCCTGGAACCACGCCTTCTTCTGGAACTGCATGGCGCCCGTCCAGACGTCGCTGGCCGGGCCGCTGTCTGACGCCGTCAGTACTGCGTTCGGGGATTTGGGTGAGTTGCGGAAGGCTTTCATAGAGGCCGGAAGCAGCCATTTCGGTTCAGGGTGGGTCTGGTTGGTCGCCAGCGGTGAGGCGCTGGCCGTGGTGACGACCCACGATGGCGACACTCTGGCCCTTGGACCCGACCTCCCCTTGCTGGTCTGCGACCTGTGGGAGCACGCCTACTATCTCGACCATAAGAATGATCGCGCTGGATTTCTCGGATCCTGGTGGGACCGCTTGGTGAACTGGGAGTTCGCGGAGGCGCAATATCGCGCAGCCATCTCTGACCGCGAACCCTGGAGCTATGACGAGGGATCCCGCCCGACGCCCGTCGTCACGCGCGAGGATTTCGAGCAGGCCCTTGAGGAGGTGACGGTCCACCTCGCTCGACCGCCACAGGCGGGAACCCCTGAGGACCGGCGCCTCACGGTCAGACTTGAACAGATCGCCGACTACCACGAGGTCCGCAAAATCGAACCGACGCCAGCCGACAGGGACCGCTTCATCCATTTGGACGAGCGGCTGAAGGCCTTCGAGCGACGGTGGCCCAAGCGCCCTCCTCCCGGAACTCCCGATCATTGGCCGCCTTCGCTGGGAGGCGGGCTCAGCGACCGGTGAGGCGGTATTTGCGAGGACGCTTCGGCCCATGACAGTCCGGGCTGCAACTTCGCTTAAGCGCGCGATCGGTCCGGTCCAGATGATGCTGCTTGGCGTCGGCTCCATGTTGGGCGCGGGTATCTATGGCTTGGTCGGTAAGGCAGCTGGTGTCATGGGCGGCGCGGTGTGGATGGCGTTCCTTGTGGCCATGATCGCCGCCCTGCTAACCGGCATCAGCTACGCCTCGATCGCCTCTCGCTATCCCAGAGCCAGCGGGGCGGCCTATGCGGCTCAACGCGCCTACCGGGCTCCATGGCTCAGCTACTTGGTGGGGCTTGGGATTGTCTGTTCAGGTCTCGGTTCGATCGCAACCCAGGCCAAGGTCGTGTCCGAAAACGTCAATGTGCTCCTTAGCCTAAACTTCGGCTTTAACGTCGCGGGGGCGCCGGCGGAAATTCTCTTCCTCTCGATCGGCTTCCTGCTGCTGATGAGCGCCATCGTTTATCGCGGGATCACCGAGTCCTTGTGGGCAAACGCCGTTTGCACGGTGATAGAGACTGCGGGTCTGCTGATGATCGTCGCAGTGGGCATGAGGTTCTGGGGACAGGCCGACCTCTTGTCAGGGCCGATTGCGCCAAGCAATCCAACCGGGGCGATCACGATGGGCTTGGTACTGCAAGGCTCTATCCTGACCTTCTTTTCGTTCCTCGGCTTCGAGGACATGATCAATGTCGCCGAGGAGGTCGAGCGGCCCGAGCGGACCATCCCGGTGGCGATCATCGGGGCGATGCTCATTGCATCGGTGATCTATATCGCCGTGTCGGTCACCGCCGTCTCAGTCGTCCCCTGGTCGGAGCTGGCGGCTGCGCCAGGGCCGCTCAGTCTCGTTGTCGCGCGCGCGGCCCCCTGGTTTCCGGCCGTTGGCTTCACCTTCATTACCATCGCTGCTGTCGCCAACACCGCCCTCGTAAACTACGTCATGGCCTCTCGGCTACTTTACGGCATGTCTAGGCAAGGCCTCTTGCCCGAACAGCTTGGCCGCGTGCATTCGCGCCGGCAGACGCCGCATATTGCGATTGGCGTCTTGCTGGTCGCTGTCGTCGGTCTTCAGTTCGCTGGCGACATCACGCAGTTGGCGGGCGCGACGGTGCTGCTGCTCTTGTTCGTCTTCACACTCGTCAACGGCGCGCTGATCGTTCTTACAATGCGTGAGGGTGACATGCCCGGCGCCTTCAATGCGCCGGTGTTCGTGCCGGCTCTCGGAGCTGTGGTCTGCATGGTCATGATTGCAGGACGGCTCGTCGAAGGCGATTGGCGAAGCCCGGCTATCGCCCTTGGCATGATTGCGGCGATCCTGCTGCTTTACCGCCTGACGAGGCGGCAACGCCACCCGATGACCCCCGATGTGGAATTGGCCGGGCCCGCCTCCCGGTGACTACCGCGGCTCCAGACGCCCAGATCGATCACGTTCAATAGCCTATCGGTCTGGCTGCGCCGTCAAATCTCGCCTCGACGATTTAATGCCGCTCAGTGGGTCAACTGGCTTCGGCGACTGTGGATTCCGCTACAACTCACATGACCCGATGACCAATGTGACGATGGCCGCGGGCTGTCGGCCGCTCAGACGCTTGAGCGTCGCGCCCCAGCTGAAGGCTCTAAGGCCGATCGATATAGCGGCCTACCCAAGCCGATATGACCTTCGCCGCGTAAACGGAATCCGCCCTATCCGTCAGCAGGTGGTCGGCGTTGTCTAGGGAGATGAAGCTTTTCGGGTGCTGGGCCGCTTCGAAGATGCCCGCGGCGTTATTGATCGAGACCACGTCGTCGACAGGAGAATGCAGTACCAGGAGCGCCCGATCGAGACCCGCGATGCGGGCCGCCTGATCCTGCCCGCAGACATCCTGAACAAAGTCGGCGCCGAGTTCGAAGACACGTCCGCCGATTGTCACGGGCAGGCGTTCGCCCGAAGGCACTTCGCCGAGGCCGGGCTTGAGGTGGACCAGAATGTGATCGGCGGAAAAGGGTGCGCCAATCACAGCCACGGCTTTGATCGTGGGCAGTTTGGAGACGGCGGCGAGGACTGCCGCCCCGCCAAAACTATGGCCAACGAGAAGCTGAGGAGTCATGCCTCGCTCGTGCATCGCTTCCGCTGCGGACACCACGTCCTGGATGTCACTTGAGAGGCCGTCGCCGAATTGGCCGCCGCTTTCGCCCAAACCGGTAAAATCGAAGCGCAGGACGCCGATCCCCGTCGCAGCTAGCGCGCGGCTTACATGCGTAGCGGCCAGGGAGGACTTGTCGCAGGTGAAACAGTGGGCGAACACGGCCCAGCTCATCGGCTGCTTTCCGGCTTCCAGAACCCCGCTCAAGCGCCGTCCGGCCGCGTTCGTGAATTTGAAACTTTGCTTGGCCATCAATCAACTTTCGCGACGCCAAACGATACATCGGCCGCCGCAGAGCCGCCGTATGACGCCAGGGCGGGCAGAACTTTCATTCAGACTTCCGAGGCTTTTCGGGCTTTGGGATGTCACGGGCGGGCGGCACGTGGGGCTCATCGACCATTGCGCCCCCCTCGTTCACCCAACGATTGATCGCTTGCGGCTTCGGATCGGTTGCGACGGTAGGCCTTGGGGCCTGGACTGGCGCATCTGGGGCCTTACGCGGCATCATTGTCTCCTTGTCAGCTTTGGCGTCTGTGCGCTCAGGCCTACGAAACCGGATAGCGAGAGGGCCTGTCGCAAACGACGGCCTCCAGCGCGGTTGGGACCTGTGGAGTTTCCGGGCCAGCCGCCGGCTCGGGCATAAGATAGGCTTTCGCCGCGCCTCCATTCGCCAAAATGGCCGCGACGGCGCATTGCGCTGACGCCTGGGCGTGTTCTTCTTTCAGATAATCGCCGAAGAACGCGCCGTCCTTGGTGACTGTC
This is a stretch of genomic DNA from Phenylobacterium immobile (ATCC 35973). It encodes these proteins:
- a CDS encoding DUF2513 domain-containing protein; translation: MLRDVELAKTICQAIGGSHAEMDADAISIEGQPPWKVSRHVELMVQAGLIDASPGPRAVDGQKVYRVRSLTPYGAEFAHSLKAADVWARLEDLFPGETIQQIPLRVIAGLAPRMIKP
- a CDS encoding APC family permease, coding for MTVRAATSLKRAIGPVQMMLLGVGSMLGAGIYGLVGKAAGVMGGAVWMAFLVAMIAALLTGISYASIASRYPRASGAAYAAQRAYRAPWLSYLVGLGIVCSGLGSIATQAKVVSENVNVLLSLNFGFNVAGAPAEILFLSIGFLLLMSAIVYRGITESLWANAVCTVIETAGLLMIVAVGMRFWGQADLLSGPIAPSNPTGAITMGLVLQGSILTFFSFLGFEDMINVAEEVERPERTIPVAIIGAMLIASVIYIAVSVTAVSVVPWSELAAAPGPLSLVVARAAPWFPAVGFTFITIAAVANTALVNYVMASRLLYGMSRQGLLPEQLGRVHSRRQTPHIAIGVLLVAVVGLQFAGDITQLAGATVLLLLFVFTLVNGALIVLTMREGDMPGAFNAPVFVPALGAVVCMVMIAGRLVEGDWRSPAIALGMIAAILLLYRLTRRQRHPMTPDVELAGPASR
- the dusA gene encoding tRNA dihydrouridine(20/20a) synthase DusA → MKLQVNPSSPTWGPIGPKFVNKNNRLAVAPMMDWTDRHCRSFHRAFSARALLYTEMVTTGAVLNGDRDYLLGFDAGEHPVALQLGGSEPADLAAAARIGADYGYDEINLNVGCPSDRVQSGRFGACLMREPELVAEGMAAIKAAVNLPATVKCRIGVDDQDPEESLFGLVDLCAQAGVTRFIVHARKAWLQGLSPKENRDVPPLDYALVARVKRERPGLTIDINGGINSLDAAIAQLAVVDGVMLGRAAYHTPEILGQVDRRVFGVTTEDVDGFTAIERYRPYMARQLAAGVNLAAMTRHMLGLFHGRPGARAWRRILTVEGVRAGAGLEVVDAALAALRDAGERRAA
- a CDS encoding DUF1289 domain-containing protein, which translates into the protein MSSALSPCVLVCTLDDTANLCLGCMRTLDEIAGWALLDDAARETVMAALSARRPAIHPPNPGDA
- a CDS encoding alpha/beta hydrolase family protein, with translation MAKQSFKFTNAAGRRLSGVLEAGKQPMSWAVFAHCFTCDKSSLAATHVSRALAATGIGVLRFDFTGLGESGGQFGDGLSSDIQDVVSAAEAMHERGMTPQLLVGHSFGGAAVLAAVSKLPTIKAVAVIGAPFSADHILVHLKPGLGEVPSGERLPVTIGGRVFELGADFVQDVCGQDQAARIAGLDRALLVLHSPVDDVVSINNAAGIFEAAQHPKSFISLDNADHLLTDRADSVYAAKVISAWVGRYIDRP
- a CDS encoding DUF302 domain-containing protein; its protein translation is MTYVFSKTLALPFADAITRTREALAAEGFGVIAEIDLQKTLKEKLGVEFRPYLILGACNPALAHEALQLEPNVGAMLPCNVVVQDAGDGRTEISAIDPVASMQAINNPELKIKAGAVADKLKAAIARL
- a CDS encoding superoxide dismutase codes for the protein MIALPKLPYAHSALEPVISAATMTLHHDKHHAKYVETVNALVGENGDGDLESILREANQNGSVKLQQNAGQAWNHAFFWNCMAPVQTSLAGPLSDAVSTAFGDLGELRKAFIEAGSSHFGSGWVWLVASGEALAVVTTHDGDTLALGPDLPLLVCDLWEHAYYLDHKNDRAGFLGSWWDRLVNWEFAEAQYRAAISDREPWSYDEGSRPTPVVTREDFEQALEEVTVHLARPPQAGTPEDRRLTVRLEQIADYHEVRKIEPTPADRDRFIHLDERLKAFERRWPKRPPPGTPDHWPPSLGGGLSDR